The Macaca fascicularis isolate 582-1 chromosome 14, T2T-MFA8v1.1 genome contains the following window.
TTGGGTACCTTTTCAAGGTTAGATGTTTTCACAGTCATGAAGAATCTCTCGGTGGTGTCTGAATTCATCCTGCTGGGCATCCCGCACACGGAGGGTCTGGAGACTATGCTCTTGGTCCTGTTTTTGTCCTTCTACATCTTCACCCTTATGGGGAACCTGCTCATCTTGCTGGCTATTGTCTCCTCCACTAGGCTTCACACGCCCATGTACTTCTTCCTGTGCAAACTTTctatttttgacatatttttccCTTCTGTGAGTTCCCCTAAGATGCTGTGCTATCTTTCAGGGAATAGCCGAGCCATCTCCTATGCAGGCTGTGCATCCCAGCTCTTCTTCTACCATTTCCTGGGCTGCACTGAGTGTTTCCTGTACACGGTGATGGCCTACGACCGCTTTGTTGCCATTTGTCACCCTCTACGCTACACCGTAATCATGAGCCACAGAGCGTGCGTCATCCTAGCCATGGGGACCTCATTCTTTGGCTGCATTCAGGCCACCTTTCTGACCACTCTCACCTTCCAATTGCCTTACTGTGGCCCCAATGAGGTGGACtattatttctgtgatatccCAGTCATGCTGAAGCTGGCTTGCGCAGATACCTCAGCCCTGGAGATGGTGGGGTTCATCAGTGTGGGCCTCATGCCCCTCAGCTGTTTCCTTCTCGTCCTCACCTCTTACAGTCGCATCGTCTTCTCCATCCTGCAGATCCACTCTGCCGAGGGCCGACGCCATGCCTTCTCCACCTGCAGCGCCCACCTCACTGCCATCCTGCTTTTTTACCTGCCAGTGGTCCTCATTTACCTGAGGccaacccccagcccctggtTGGATGCAACTGTTCAGATTTTGAATAATCTGGTCACCCCCATGCTGAACCCCTTAATCTACAGTCTCAGGAATAAGGAGGTGAAATCATCACTAAGGAGGGTCCTACATCAGCTGGGCTTCCTCCCTGAGCAGTTGTAGAGAGAAATAAGTAACTACCACTTCAACCACACCTCATAGcttataacaatttttatttggTGCTCACAAGTATTTTTGAAATTGAGGGCAcaggtattattatttccattttacaacgTGGAGACTAACACTCAAAGTAACTTGTCCAGGGACATGTAAGGAGTGAATGGCAGAATGAGGACTCTAGAGCTCGTTTTGTGACTCTGGGGCCTGTGCTCTCTTGAGGAAATcatactgagagagagagagagagaaaaaaaaaaaaactcttctcaGCAGGCAGAACAGCTTGGAGCTTCTGCTTCTCAATCTGTATTTTCTTCATCCTCCCacatcccctcctcctcttcatttccCTCCCACTGTGACATTTATTCATCTTGACTGCAGTGACTATATCCTCAAATGCCTGCATTGGATAAGtccttatttttattcatctacAAGTTGTTAAAAATGTTATTCAGTCCAAAGGGAATGAGGAATGCCtcctacaatatggatgaacttgAAAAGCTAATGctcagtgggaaaaaaaagccagacacaataggtcacatattgtatgattccattcctATTAAATATCCAGAGCAGGTAAATCCATTAAAACAgaggaaattgattttttttttttttagtttgattgtggggtgatgaaaatgttttggaactaggtagaggtgatgattgcacaactctgtgaatgtgCTATGTACAATATGAATGTGAATGTACACAACTCCACTGatttgttcactttaaaatagttcattttttgttatgtaaattgtacctcaattttaaaaaatcactctctcaaaaaaaagaaaaaaagaaagaaaagaaaaagtgggttttttgttgttggtggtggtggtggtggtggtggtgatggtggtgcaTCCCAATAGATTTAAATAGAATCCTGTTACTTCTGAACCATAAGGAAGTTGTATAAAGAGAAAGGCTTCTGGCTGGGACCTGAGGCAGTCTCCTATGGGTAAAGCAGAGATACTAGTGTGCTGTGTCACTTCCAAACCCTGCCTGCCGGGCTTAGACCTGGAAACAGGCCCTGGCTGTGAAGATGCAGCATGTGAGTGAGATGCGAAGGTAGGTAGGGGAATCCAAACAAGGGCAACTGTGCTGTGATCCTGAAGGGGTgacctgcccctccacacctgtgggc
Protein-coding sequences here:
- the LOC102145950 gene encoding olfactory receptor 10D1B-like — its product is MKNLSVVSEFILLGIPHTEGLETMLLVLFLSFYIFTLMGNLLILLAIVSSTRLHTPMYFFLCKLSIFDIFFPSVSSPKMLCYLSGNSRAISYAGCASQLFFYHFLGCTECFLYTVMAYDRFVAICHPLRYTVIMSHRACVILAMGTSFFGCIQATFLTTLTFQLPYCGPNEVDYYFCDIPVMLKLACADTSALEMVGFISVGLMPLSCFLLVLTSYSRIVFSILQIHSAEGRRHAFSTCSAHLTAILLFYLPVVLIYLRPTPSPWLDATVQILNNLVTPMLNPLIYSLRNKEVKSSLRRVLHQLGFLPEQL